One window of the Flavobacteriaceae bacterium YJPT1-3 genome contains the following:
- the tatC gene encoding twin-arginine translocase subunit TatC, with product MAKAQQEPVKEMSFLDHLEELRWHLIRSTLAVVIIATVAFIFKGFIFTDIIFAPSEADFVSYRALCNISSFFGFDKGCIDQMPFIIQSRTMAGQFSAAIWTSITAGFVVAFPYVIYEFWKFVSPGMYDNERRTARGFIVISSLLFFMGVLFGYYVIAPLSINFLATFTVSDLVENEFDIGNYIGLLRASVIASGFIFELPIIIYFLTKIGLVTPQFLRKYRKYALVLVLIFAAIITPPDISTQIIVAVPILILYEVSIWISAWVVRKEARKLRRMKNKSPKA from the coding sequence ATGGCCAAAGCGCAGCAGGAACCCGTCAAAGAAATGTCCTTTCTGGACCATTTGGAAGAATTGCGATGGCATTTGATCCGGTCTACGCTGGCCGTAGTCATCATTGCTACCGTCGCTTTCATTTTTAAGGGCTTTATTTTTACCGATATTATTTTTGCGCCTTCAGAAGCTGATTTCGTCTCTTATCGCGCCTTGTGCAATATTTCCAGCTTTTTTGGATTCGACAAGGGTTGCATTGACCAGATGCCCTTTATCATTCAGAGTAGGACCATGGCCGGGCAGTTTAGCGCTGCTATTTGGACCTCCATTACGGCTGGTTTTGTGGTGGCTTTTCCCTACGTCATCTATGAATTCTGGAAATTCGTTTCACCGGGCATGTATGACAATGAGCGCAGAACCGCTCGCGGGTTTATCGTGATCTCCTCCTTGCTCTTCTTTATGGGAGTACTGTTTGGCTATTACGTGATCGCGCCGCTATCCATCAATTTCCTGGCCACCTTTACGGTGAGTGATCTGGTGGAGAATGAATTTGACATTGGGAATTACATCGGCCTTTTAAGGGCCTCAGTGATCGCTTCGGGATTTATCTTTGAACTCCCCATCATTATTTACTTTCTGACTAAAATCGGACTGGTAACTCCTCAGTTTTTGAGAAAGTACCGCAAGTACGCTTTGGTTCTGGTGCTCATCTTTGCAGCCATCATCACTCCCCCGGACATCTCGACCCAGATCATCGTGGCGGTCCCCATCCTGATCTTGTACGAAGTGAGTATTTGGATCTCGGCCTGGGTGGTGCGTAAAGAAGCCCGAAAATTGCGACGAATGAAAAATAAATCTCCAAAAGCCTAA
- a CDS encoding DUF4105 domain-containing protein produces the protein MTRNNYLLCFLLFAFSLLFQASTYASADSTLQLSSDAKASILTMGPGSSLVDAFGHSAIRIEDTRRGIDVVYNYGVYDFDTPNFYLKFARGKLPYLLGVNRFEDFVRNYKAQNRWIKEQVLALNSQEVNDLFQFLQVNARPENRAYAYDFFYDNCATKIGEVLYKVAGDQIQWNLEEQEADKTFRALIYENSYWNTWGRVGMDIALGSVADRTTTPLEELFLPDYVFNAFAKADLQTPQGVQPLVQETTTLNEGPDKAPRGFWLTSPFLVFLLISLLIGYLTWKDNQQDTRNRTLDTCLFVFTGLIGLGVVLLWFATDHMATQLNYTLLWAFVLNLFMAPVAAKKEPFVQFIAYLKFLLILLALMVFHWVVGVQQFALALLPFYIALAIRYFYLLRYFRRHPLTAPERK, from the coding sequence ATGACTAGAAATAACTACTTACTCTGCTTTCTTCTTTTTGCCTTTTCTCTGCTCTTCCAGGCATCGACATACGCAAGCGCTGATAGTACCTTACAGCTGAGCTCAGATGCGAAAGCCAGCATACTCACCATGGGACCTGGAAGTAGCCTGGTTGACGCCTTTGGACATTCTGCCATCCGCATTGAAGATACACGCAGAGGAATTGATGTGGTCTACAATTATGGTGTCTACGATTTTGATACGCCCAATTTCTATCTGAAATTTGCTCGGGGAAAGCTGCCGTATCTTTTGGGCGTCAATCGGTTTGAGGATTTCGTACGTAATTACAAAGCTCAAAATCGCTGGATCAAAGAACAAGTATTGGCTTTGAATAGTCAGGAGGTCAACGATCTTTTTCAATTTTTGCAAGTCAATGCCCGACCCGAGAATCGAGCCTATGCCTACGATTTTTTCTATGACAACTGTGCGACCAAAATCGGAGAGGTGCTTTACAAAGTGGCCGGCGATCAGATTCAGTGGAATTTGGAGGAGCAAGAGGCCGACAAGACCTTTAGAGCGCTGATCTATGAGAATTCCTATTGGAATACCTGGGGTCGCGTAGGGATGGATATTGCGTTGGGCTCTGTAGCCGATCGAACCACTACTCCGCTGGAGGAATTATTCCTGCCGGACTATGTCTTTAACGCTTTCGCGAAAGCGGATCTGCAAACGCCTCAGGGAGTGCAGCCCTTAGTGCAGGAAACCACAACCTTAAATGAGGGCCCTGATAAAGCGCCCCGGGGCTTTTGGCTGACCAGTCCATTTTTGGTTTTTCTGTTGATCTCCCTACTCATCGGCTACCTGACCTGGAAAGACAACCAACAGGATACCCGCAACCGCACACTAGACACTTGCCTTTTTGTATTCACCGGTTTGATCGGACTGGGCGTGGTGTTGCTTTGGTTTGCCACCGATCATATGGCCACACAACTGAATTATACCTTGCTCTGGGCCTTTGTACTCAATCTGTTCATGGCTCCGGTAGCGGCTAAGAAAGAACCCTTCGTGCAGTTCATTGCCTATTTGAAATTCCTGCTTATCCTTCTGGCCTTGATGGTCTTTCATTGGGTGGTTGGAGTACAGCAGTTTGCACTGGCCTTGCTTCCATTCTACATAGCTTTGGCCATTCGATACTTCTACCTATTGCGGTATTTTCGAAGACATCCGCTTACTGCCCCCGAAAGAAAATGA
- the recQ gene encoding DNA helicase RecQ: MDLGQLDLRASLKKYFGFNQFKGLQEEVIKSIVSGKNTFVIMPTGGGKSLCYQLPALIQEGTAIVVSPLIALMKNQVDALRGVSSEDGIAHVLNSSLTKTEVARVKKDILDGVTKLLYVAPESLTKEEYADFLSAVPISFMAVDEAHCISEWGHDFRPEYRNLKSILKRIGDNIPIIAVTATATPKVQEDILKNLGMPDANTFKASFNRPNLYYEIRPKTKNVDADIIRFVKQNEGKSGIIYCLSRKRVEELAQVLQVNGIKAVPYHAGLDAKTRVSHQDKFLMEDADVVVATIAFGMGIDKPDVRFVIHHDIPKSIESYYQETGRAGRDGGEGHCLAFYSYKDIEKLEKFMSGKPVAEQEIGHALLQEVVAYAETSISRRKFILHYFGEEFDNKTGEGGDMDDNMRYPKTKKEATDEAIKLMKVIESTQEIYKSKEIVKTLVGKTNAIIKSHKTNEQDYFGSGEEHDSAYWMALLRQLLVAGYLQKDIETYGVIKLTKRGREFIKNPTPFMMTEDHRFDGEPAAANSAAAKGGGTDKILLGLLKELRKSVGKKKGVPPYVVFQDPSLEDMAIKYPITIEELSNVHGVGEGKAKKYGKEFIELIAKYVEENDVFRPEDVVVKSTGSNSGLKLYIIQNVDRKLPLDDIAAAKGLEMPSFVSEMEAIVYSGTKLNIDYWIDEILDEDQQEELHEYFLEAESDKIEQALEEFDGDYEDEELRLYRIKFISEVAN; this comes from the coding sequence ATGGATTTGGGGCAATTAGACTTGCGGGCATCATTAAAAAAATACTTTGGCTTTAATCAGTTTAAAGGCCTTCAGGAGGAGGTTATAAAAAGTATCGTTTCCGGTAAGAATACCTTTGTGATCATGCCCACCGGAGGAGGAAAATCGCTATGCTATCAACTGCCGGCACTCATTCAGGAAGGTACGGCCATTGTCGTATCACCACTCATCGCTTTAATGAAGAATCAGGTGGACGCCCTGCGCGGGGTATCCAGTGAAGATGGTATTGCTCATGTATTGAATTCTTCGCTGACCAAAACGGAAGTGGCCCGGGTAAAAAAAGACATCCTTGATGGAGTCACCAAGTTACTTTACGTGGCTCCGGAATCCCTCACCAAAGAAGAATATGCCGATTTTCTATCTGCAGTACCCATTTCTTTTATGGCGGTTGATGAGGCCCACTGCATCAGTGAATGGGGGCATGACTTCAGACCGGAATACCGCAACCTCAAAAGCATTCTTAAACGCATAGGCGATAATATTCCCATCATCGCCGTAACCGCAACGGCTACACCAAAAGTACAGGAAGACATCCTGAAAAACCTGGGCATGCCGGATGCGAATACCTTTAAAGCCTCCTTCAACCGACCCAATCTTTATTACGAGATCCGTCCCAAGACCAAAAATGTGGATGCCGATATCATCCGCTTTGTTAAACAAAATGAAGGTAAAAGTGGCATCATATACTGTTTAAGCCGTAAGCGGGTGGAAGAACTGGCCCAGGTCCTGCAGGTCAATGGAATCAAAGCCGTGCCCTACCATGCCGGTCTGGATGCCAAAACACGGGTGAGTCATCAGGATAAATTCCTGATGGAAGACGCCGATGTGGTCGTTGCCACCATCGCTTTTGGAATGGGCATCGATAAACCCGATGTGCGGTTTGTCATCCATCACGATATTCCAAAAAGCATCGAAAGCTATTATCAGGAAACAGGCCGTGCAGGCCGCGATGGCGGTGAAGGGCATTGCCTGGCATTCTATTCCTATAAAGACATTGAAAAACTGGAGAAGTTCATGAGCGGTAAGCCGGTGGCCGAGCAGGAGATTGGTCATGCTTTACTGCAAGAAGTGGTAGCCTACGCAGAAACTTCCATATCCCGACGCAAATTCATACTGCATTACTTTGGAGAAGAATTTGACAACAAAACCGGAGAGGGAGGCGACATGGATGACAATATGCGCTATCCCAAAACCAAGAAAGAAGCTACTGACGAAGCGATCAAACTCATGAAAGTGATCGAAAGCACACAAGAGATCTATAAGTCAAAAGAAATCGTCAAAACGCTGGTAGGGAAAACCAACGCGATCATCAAGTCGCATAAGACTAATGAGCAGGATTATTTTGGGAGTGGTGAGGAACACGACAGTGCGTATTGGATGGCCCTACTCCGACAATTATTGGTTGCTGGGTACCTGCAAAAAGATATAGAGACCTACGGGGTGATTAAACTGACCAAAAGGGGTCGGGAATTCATCAAGAATCCCACCCCCTTTATGATGACTGAAGATCATCGTTTTGACGGAGAGCCGGCAGCCGCGAACTCAGCAGCGGCCAAGGGTGGGGGGACCGACAAAATACTTTTGGGTTTATTGAAGGAATTGCGCAAAAGCGTGGGTAAGAAAAAAGGAGTACCGCCCTATGTTGTTTTTCAGGACCCTTCTCTGGAAGATATGGCGATCAAATATCCCATCACCATCGAAGAACTGTCTAATGTGCATGGGGTGGGAGAGGGCAAGGCGAAAAAATACGGCAAAGAATTCATCGAGTTGATCGCTAAATATGTAGAAGAAAATGACGTCTTCCGTCCGGAAGATGTAGTGGTCAAAAGTACCGGGTCGAATAGCGGACTGAAATTATACATCATTCAAAATGTCGATCGCAAGCTTCCTCTTGACGATATAGCAGCGGCCAAAGGACTGGAAATGCCCAGCTTCGTTAGCGAAATGGAAGCGATTGTCTATAGTGGAACCAAGCTCAATATCGATTATTGGATCGATGAGATCTTAGATGAAGATCAGCAAGAAGAATTGCATGAGTACTTCCTGGAAGCAGAAAGCGATAAAATTGAGCAAGCCCTCGAAGAATTTGATGGAGATTATGAAGACGAAGAACTCCGACTGTATCGCATCAAATTCATCAGCGAAGTCGCTAATTGA
- a CDS encoding KpsF/GutQ family sugar-phosphate isomerase, which produces MNTRATILASARRTINIEQKAVAELENVLDDAFAKAVEAIYHSKGRVILTGVGKSAIIANKIVATLNSTGTPAIFMHAADAIHGDLGIIQQDDVVICLSKSGNTPEIKVLVPLIKGRDNVIIALTANKSSYLAQEATHVLHAKTEEEACPNGLAPTTSTTVQLVMGDALAVALLDLRGFSAKDFAKYHPGGALGKKLYLRVSDLAAMNARPAVALDSSVKKVIVEITEKLLGVVAVLDGEQIQGVITDGDIRRMLAQHDDLSALTAKDIMSPQPKRIAEDAMAVEALDLMEEYKISQLLVENSEGHFAGVVHIQNLIKEGIL; this is translated from the coding sequence TTGAATACCAGAGCCACTATTTTAGCCAGTGCACGACGCACGATCAACATCGAACAAAAAGCGGTAGCTGAATTAGAAAATGTATTGGATGACGCTTTCGCGAAAGCGGTTGAAGCCATCTACCATTCTAAAGGCAGGGTCATACTCACCGGCGTTGGGAAAAGTGCCATCATTGCCAATAAAATTGTAGCCACCTTAAATTCTACGGGCACTCCGGCTATTTTTATGCATGCCGCTGATGCCATTCATGGAGATCTGGGCATTATTCAGCAGGACGACGTAGTCATTTGTCTTTCCAAGAGTGGAAATACACCGGAGATCAAAGTACTCGTCCCCTTAATCAAAGGACGAGATAATGTGATCATCGCCTTGACTGCTAATAAGAGCTCCTACCTGGCTCAAGAAGCGACCCATGTGTTGCACGCAAAAACCGAAGAAGAAGCTTGTCCCAATGGCCTGGCCCCTACCACCAGTACTACGGTACAATTGGTTATGGGAGATGCTTTGGCAGTGGCCCTGCTCGATCTGCGAGGATTTAGCGCCAAAGACTTTGCTAAATACCATCCCGGAGGTGCCCTGGGTAAAAAATTGTACCTGCGCGTGTCTGATCTGGCGGCTATGAACGCACGACCGGCCGTTGCCTTAGACAGTTCGGTTAAAAAAGTAATCGTAGAGATCACTGAGAAATTACTGGGCGTTGTTGCCGTTCTGGACGGTGAACAGATTCAAGGCGTCATCACCGATGGTGATATCAGACGGATGCTGGCCCAGCACGATGACCTCTCTGCTTTAACGGCCAAAGACATCATGTCACCCCAACCCAAGCGTATCGCGGAAGACGCCATGGCCGTAGAAGCTTTGGATCTGATGGAAGAATACAAGATCTCACAGCTTTTAGTAGAAAATAGTGAGGGTCACTTTGCCGGTGTGGTGCATATTCAAAATCTGATTAAAGAAGGAATACTCTAA
- a CDS encoding CDP-alcohol phosphatidyltransferase family protein — MKLTQFVPNAFTLANLSCGVIATVLAVNGDLVTAAFFVFAGIFFDFFDGFFARILKAESEVGLQLDSLADLVTSGLAPSLVLVQLFRQAEGWTRSPELNITDLMHSGTWMPWLGFLVVLASAYRLAKFNVDTRQTTSFIGLPTPANALLILSLPLMLHYQYAPWMDDVLLNLWFLAGLSLLSAVLLNAEIALFALKFKHWAFRGNEVRYLFLIGAGVLLLALQYQAIPVIILAYVLVSLLTNSKETAEIAK; from the coding sequence ATGAAGCTAACCCAATTTGTTCCCAATGCGTTTACCCTGGCCAATTTGAGCTGCGGGGTGATCGCCACTGTCCTGGCGGTGAATGGCGATCTGGTCACGGCCGCCTTCTTTGTTTTTGCGGGTATTTTTTTCGATTTTTTTGATGGTTTCTTTGCGCGCATCCTTAAAGCGGAGAGTGAGGTAGGTCTGCAACTGGATTCTTTAGCTGATTTGGTGACCAGCGGACTCGCACCTAGCCTGGTGTTGGTACAATTATTCCGCCAGGCTGAAGGTTGGACGCGTTCTCCGGAGCTCAATATCACCGATCTTATGCACAGTGGTACCTGGATGCCCTGGCTGGGTTTTTTGGTCGTTTTAGCTTCGGCCTACCGCCTCGCGAAATTCAATGTGGATACCCGACAAACCACTTCCTTTATTGGTCTTCCCACTCCGGCAAACGCTTTATTGATCTTAAGTTTGCCCTTGATGCTGCATTATCAATACGCTCCCTGGATGGATGATGTGCTGCTTAATCTCTGGTTTTTAGCCGGATTATCCCTATTGAGTGCCGTTTTGCTCAACGCAGAAATTGCTCTTTTTGCATTAAAATTTAAGCACTGGGCTTTTCGCGGCAATGAGGTGCGTTACCTGTTTTTGATAGGGGCGGGAGTACTGCTACTTGCCTTGCAGTACCAGGCGATTCCTGTGATCATATTGGCTTACGTACTGGTGTCTTTACTGACAAACAGCAAGGAAACTGCTGAGATCGCTAAGTAA
- the lptB gene encoding LPS export ABC transporter ATP-binding protein: MKLSAQHLVKSYKGRKVVKDISIEVNQGEIVGLLGPNGAGKTTSFYMIVGLIKPNGGKIFLDNTDITSYPMYKRAQNGIGYLAQEASVFRKLSIEDNILSVLQLTDLSKKEQEAKMESLIEEFSLGHIRKNRGDLLSGGERRRTEIARALATNPNFILLDEPFAGVDPVAVEDIQRIVAQLKNKNIGILITDHNVQETLAITDRTYLMFEGSILKHGIPEELAEDEMVRKVYLGQNFELRKKKLFT, from the coding sequence ATGAAATTGAGCGCTCAACATCTCGTCAAATCCTACAAAGGCCGCAAGGTGGTCAAAGATATTTCCATTGAAGTCAATCAAGGAGAGATCGTAGGACTGCTGGGACCCAACGGAGCGGGCAAGACTACTTCCTTCTACATGATCGTGGGATTGATCAAACCCAATGGCGGTAAAATCTTTCTGGACAATACCGACATCACCTCCTATCCCATGTACAAGCGAGCACAAAACGGTATTGGTTATTTGGCCCAGGAAGCTTCCGTCTTTCGTAAACTGAGCATTGAAGACAACATTCTAAGTGTCTTGCAGCTGACCGACCTCAGCAAAAAAGAGCAGGAAGCCAAGATGGAATCGCTCATTGAGGAATTCAGTCTGGGGCACATTCGCAAAAACCGGGGAGACCTCCTATCAGGCGGCGAACGCCGACGAACGGAGATTGCTCGAGCTCTAGCCACCAACCCCAACTTTATCTTATTGGATGAGCCTTTTGCAGGCGTTGATCCTGTGGCTGTAGAAGACATTCAGCGGATCGTGGCTCAATTGAAGAATAAGAATATCGGTATCCTGATCACCGACCATAACGTACAGGAAACGCTGGCCATTACTGATCGCACCTATTTGATGTTTGAAGGAAGTATCCTCAAGCACGGAATCCCTGAAGAATTAGCGGAAGATGAAATGGTGCGAAAAGTCTATTTAGGGCAGAACTTCGAACTGCGCAAAAAGAAGTTATTTACTTAG
- a CDS encoding PorV/PorQ family protein: protein MYVSLLFLLTSSLYAQSVRKYSNEFLNIGVDAAALGMANAVVAGTGDVNSGYWNPAGLLELEDNQAAAMHASYFANIANYDYAAFAKPLDDQSAVAFSVIRFGVDDILNTTQLIDADGNIDYNRISLFSTADWAFTLSYARQLPANGLRLGANAKVVRRIIGDFANSWGFGLDLGLQYDFNDWTLGVMARDITTTVNAWTINEDEFATIRDAVAGQNQELPEKSEITIPKLQLGIARSWLIRYDYSIKAEVDLLFRFAETNDLFSSSVASMTPAAGFEFGYNDLVFLRAGVGNFQNITQLDGSDSVGFQPNLGVGFKYKGISVDYALTDIGDQSAAIYSNIFSLKLDWELFR from the coding sequence ATCTACGTTTCCCTACTCTTCTTGCTTACTTCCTCGCTTTATGCTCAAAGTGTTCGGAAGTACTCCAACGAGTTCCTGAACATCGGGGTGGATGCAGCCGCTTTAGGTATGGCCAATGCCGTGGTGGCGGGAACCGGCGATGTCAACTCAGGCTATTGGAATCCGGCGGGTTTGCTTGAGTTGGAGGACAATCAGGCTGCTGCCATGCATGCCTCCTATTTTGCCAACATTGCCAATTACGATTATGCCGCTTTCGCGAAACCGCTCGACGATCAAAGCGCGGTCGCCTTTTCAGTGATTCGCTTTGGCGTGGATGATATTCTCAATACCACCCAATTGATCGATGCCGATGGGAATATCGATTACAACCGGATCAGCTTATTTTCGACCGCCGACTGGGCCTTTACGCTTTCCTATGCCCGCCAACTTCCCGCTAATGGATTGCGTCTGGGTGCCAATGCCAAAGTGGTTCGACGTATTATTGGAGATTTTGCCAATTCCTGGGGCTTCGGACTCGACCTGGGGCTACAATACGATTTCAACGATTGGACCCTGGGTGTCATGGCCAGAGACATCACCACTACCGTAAATGCCTGGACGATCAATGAAGATGAATTTGCGACCATTCGGGATGCCGTGGCCGGACAGAATCAGGAGCTACCGGAAAAAAGCGAGATCACCATTCCGAAATTACAGCTGGGAATCGCCCGTTCCTGGTTGATTCGCTATGACTATTCCATCAAAGCCGAAGTGGATCTGCTGTTCCGCTTTGCTGAAACCAATGATCTTTTTTCCTCCAGCGTAGCCAGTATGACACCGGCAGCAGGGTTTGAATTTGGCTATAACGATCTGGTTTTTTTGAGAGCCGGAGTGGGCAATTTTCAGAACATCACTCAGCTAGACGGTTCAGATTCGGTGGGCTTTCAGCCCAACCTTGGGGTGGGATTTAAATACAAAGGAATTTCTGTAGATTACGCCCTCACCGATATTGGTGATCAAAGTGCAGCCATCTACTCCAATATTTTCTCCCTAAAATTAGATTGGGAGCTATTCCGATAA
- a CDS encoding peptidylprolyl isomerase: MQDGIYAKFHTEKGEILVKLAHEKTPGTVGNFVALAEGNLENSVKPQGEPYYNGLKFHRVIPDFMIQGGCPQGTGTGNPGYQFDDEIHPDLKHDEPGKLSMANAGPGTNGSQFFITHVATPWLDGKHTVFGEVIEGQDVVDAIAQGDHMKEVEIIREGKEAEAWNAVEAFRSFEGSRAKRLEEEKAKQAAELESVAAGFEKTDSGLRYTIIQKGDSDKKPQKGDTVSVHYKGQLIDGTVFDSSYKRNAPIDFQIGVGQVIPGWDEGIGLLTVGDKARLVIPSNLAYGSQGAGGVIPPNASLIFDVELVAVK, translated from the coding sequence ATGCAAGACGGTATCTATGCAAAATTTCATACCGAAAAAGGAGAAATACTCGTCAAATTAGCCCACGAAAAAACCCCGGGTACCGTGGGGAATTTCGTAGCCCTGGCGGAAGGGAATCTGGAAAATAGCGTAAAACCTCAAGGAGAGCCTTACTACAACGGACTCAAATTTCACCGGGTAATACCTGACTTTATGATTCAGGGTGGGTGCCCACAAGGGACAGGTACCGGAAATCCAGGTTATCAGTTTGACGACGAGATCCATCCGGATCTGAAACACGACGAGCCCGGAAAATTGAGTATGGCCAATGCCGGCCCGGGTACCAATGGAAGTCAATTCTTCATTACTCATGTGGCTACGCCCTGGTTGGACGGGAAGCATACCGTATTTGGAGAAGTGATTGAAGGTCAGGATGTGGTTGATGCCATTGCTCAAGGGGACCATATGAAAGAAGTCGAGATCATTCGCGAAGGCAAAGAAGCCGAAGCATGGAACGCCGTGGAAGCATTCAGAAGTTTTGAAGGTAGTCGGGCTAAACGACTGGAAGAAGAAAAAGCCAAGCAAGCCGCCGAATTAGAAAGCGTGGCTGCTGGTTTTGAGAAGACCGACAGCGGACTGCGATATACCATCATTCAAAAAGGAGATAGCGATAAAAAGCCTCAAAAAGGAGATACGGTCTCTGTGCACTACAAGGGTCAATTGATTGACGGAACGGTCTTTGACTCGTCCTACAAACGCAATGCCCCCATCGATTTTCAAATTGGAGTCGGTCAGGTCATTCCCGGTTGGGACGAAGGGATTGGATTGTTGACCGTGGGCGATAAAGCCCGACTCGTCATTCCATCCAATCTAGCCTACGGAAGTCAAGGTGCCGGTGGAGTCATTCCGCCCAACGCCAGTCTGATTTTTGACGTAGAACTGGTCGCGGTTAAGTAA
- a CDS encoding carboxymuconolactone decarboxylase family protein, with protein MSNAVEEFNAYRSRMNEKLMADNNKIIKRIFNLDTNAFSAGALDVKTKELLGLVASTVLRCDDCVKYHLESCYQEGVTKEEVMETLSIGTLIGGTIVIPHLRRAYEFWEELEQQQPQ; from the coding sequence ATGAGCAATGCTGTTGAAGAGTTCAATGCGTATCGGTCCCGCATGAATGAAAAATTGATGGCCGATAACAATAAGATCATCAAACGCATTTTCAATCTGGATACGAATGCCTTTTCGGCGGGCGCCTTAGACGTCAAGACTAAAGAACTTCTAGGCCTGGTGGCCTCCACGGTCTTGCGTTGCGACGATTGCGTTAAGTATCATTTGGAAAGCTGTTACCAAGAAGGGGTGACCAAGGAAGAAGTGATGGAAACCCTGAGCATAGGGACCTTAATTGGAGGGACCATTGTGATTCCTCACCTAAGACGCGCCTATGAGTTTTGGGAAGAACTGGAGCAGCAGCAACCTCAGTAA
- the murB gene encoding UDP-N-acetylmuramate dehydrogenase yields MNIRHNVSLAPYNTFGIAATAAHFISVKSVAELQEALALEEYPQKFILGGGSNMLIKNDLDCLVIHIAIKGIETLEEMEESIKLRVMAGENWHELVLYCMAHDYGGLENLSLIPGNTGTAPVQNIGAYGVELKDTFVQCEAVHRETQELRTFSLEDCQFGYRESVFKNELKDQYVIVSVDFKLSRKQHQLHTEYGAIQQTLEERGIAQPRIQDISEAVIAIRQSKLPDPKKIGNSGSFFKNPLISAEAFKQLRAHYPDAPYYPIGSDTIKVPAGWLIEKAGFKGKRFGDAGVHDKQALVLVNHGKATGDDLWQLAMKIQKKVEEQFGITIQPEVNIVE; encoded by the coding sequence ATGAACATTAGGCACAACGTTTCACTGGCTCCTTATAATACCTTCGGTATTGCGGCTACAGCAGCGCATTTTATTTCGGTAAAAAGCGTTGCAGAACTTCAAGAAGCGCTGGCCTTAGAGGAGTATCCTCAAAAATTCATACTGGGCGGCGGCAGCAATATGCTCATCAAAAACGATCTGGACTGTTTGGTCATTCACATCGCGATCAAAGGCATCGAGACTCTTGAAGAAATGGAGGAGAGCATCAAACTGCGTGTCATGGCCGGTGAAAACTGGCACGAATTGGTCCTATATTGCATGGCTCACGATTATGGCGGATTGGAAAATTTATCTTTGATCCCCGGAAATACGGGTACAGCACCCGTACAGAATATTGGTGCCTATGGAGTGGAACTCAAGGATACCTTCGTTCAATGCGAAGCCGTGCATCGAGAGACACAGGAATTACGTACGTTTAGCTTAGAAGACTGTCAATTTGGATATCGGGAATCTGTATTTAAGAATGAATTAAAAGATCAATACGTCATTGTATCGGTTGATTTTAAGCTTTCGCGAAAGCAGCATCAACTACACACCGAATACGGAGCCATTCAACAAACCCTGGAGGAACGTGGCATTGCTCAGCCTCGTATTCAGGACATTTCCGAAGCAGTAATCGCCATCCGTCAGTCCAAACTACCCGATCCTAAAAAGATCGGAAATAGCGGAAGCTTTTTTAAGAATCCGTTGATTTCCGCCGAGGCCTTTAAACAACTGAGAGCACACTACCCGGACGCTCCTTACTATCCCATTGGTTCTGATACGATCAAGGTGCCTGCCGGATGGCTGATCGAAAAGGCTGGATTTAAAGGCAAGCGTTTTGGCGATGCGGGGGTGCATGACAAACAAGCTTTAGTTCTCGTCAATCACGGCAAAGCCACCGGAGATGACCTCTGGCAATTGGCCATGAAGATCCAAAAAAAGGTCGAAGAGCAGTTTGGAATCACCATCCAACCGGAAGTGAACATTGTTGAATAA